A single genomic interval of Hemiscyllium ocellatum isolate sHemOce1 chromosome 37, sHemOce1.pat.X.cur, whole genome shotgun sequence harbors:
- the b3gnt7l gene encoding UDP-GlcNAc:betaGal beta-1,3-N-acetylglucosaminyltransferase 7, like, which produces MDYIFRKRKLLKTLLSLSLFFAALALLQKLKLGDGLSPAAGLRGEASAGGGGRGGGRRQLEVAVGGWLEADNIFSRSGAASNGSVGGAAAPGAEEAQLGPSGGLANLSSPAPAWEVTVTECSPNASVRSLPWFSGLDSRFQQYVLYRHCRYFPLLLNHPEKCRPSPGGERESGSPHLLIAVKSVIEQHDRRAAVRKTWGRELTVGGRSIRTVFLLGTPAAGKDRRNLQKLLEYEDRLYGDILQWDFMDTFFNLTLKEVNFLKWFDIYCRGTRFIFKGDDDVFVNTENLLEFLASQSEGPRCENLFAGDIISRALPIRNHQSKYFIPKQLHDRPYPPYAGGGGFLMASALARRLLVASEGIELYPIDDVYLGMCLQKVGVKPQLHYAFRTFGIVKRRVSPMNSDPCFYKNLVVIHKLSPEGLLRMWDTVHNSTLVCAKKFFVNLNE; this is translated from the coding sequence ATGGACTACATCTTCCGCAAGAGGAAACTCCTGAAGACACTGCTGAGCTTGTCGCTGTTCTTCGCCGCCCTGGCTCTCCTCCAGAAACTCAAACTGGGGGATGGCCTGAGCCCGGCCGCGGGGCTGCGGGGGGAGGCCTCCGCCGgcggaggaggaagaggaggtggCAGGAGGCAGCTCGAGGTGGCGGTGGGGGGCTGGCTGGAGGCCGACAACATCTTCTCCCGGAGCGGAGCTGCCAGTAACGGGAGTGTCGGGGGCGCGGCAGCTCCGGGGGCCGAGGAGGCACAGCTCGGTCCCTCAGGGGGCTTGGCGAATCTCAGCAGCCCGGCTCCGGCCTGGGAGGTAACGGTCACCGAGTGCAGCCCGAACGCCTCAGTGCGGAGCCTGCCCTGGTTCTCGGGGCTGGACAGCCGCTTCCAGCAGTACGTCCTTTACCGGCACTGCCGCTATTTCCCGCTGCTGCTCAACCACCCGGAAAAGTGCCGGCCGTCGCCGGGAGGAGAGCGGGAGTCCGGGTCGCCCCACCTGCTCATCGCCGTCAAGTCGGTCATTGAGCAACACGACCGCCGGGCGGCCGTGAGGAAGACCTGGGGCAGGGAACTCACCGTGGGCGGCCGCAGCATCAGGACCGTCTTCCTGCTGGGCACGCCGGCCGCCGGCAAAGACCGGAGGAACCTGCAGAAGCTTCTGGAATACGAGGACCGTCTGTACGGCGACATCTTGCAGTGGGACTTCATGGACACCTTCTTCAACCTGACCCTCAAGGAGGTCAACTTCCTCAAGTGGTTCGACATCTACTGCCGCGGCACCCGCTTCATCTTCAAGGGCGACGACGACGTCTTCGTCAACACCGAGAACCTTCTGGAATTCCTGGCGTCGCAGAGCGAGGGGCCGCGGTGCGAGAACCTGTTCGCGGGCGACATCATTTCGCGCGCGCTGCCCATCCGCAACCACCAGAGCAAGTACTTCATCCCCAAGCAGCTGCACGACCGGCCGTATCCGCCCTACGCCGGCGGGGGCGGCTTCCTCATGGCGTCGGCCCTGGCCCGCCGGCTGCTCGTGGCCTCGGAGGGCATCGAGCTGTACCCCATCGACGACGTCTACCTGGGCATGTGCCTGCAGAAGGTCGGCGTCAAGCCGCAGCTGCACTACGCCTTCAGGACGTTCGGCATCGTCAAGCGCCGGGTCAGTCCCATGAACAGCGACCCGTGCTTCTACAAAAATCTGGTGGTCATCCACAAACTGAGCCCCGAGGGGTTGCTCCGTATGTGGGACACCGTCCACAACTCGACTCTTGTCTGTGCCAAGAAATTTTTCGTCAATTTGAACGAGTAA